The following proteins come from a genomic window of Bacillus sp. (in: firmicutes):
- a CDS encoding ubiquinol-cytochrome c reductase iron-sulfur subunit codes for MSKGNVTRRQFLSYTLTGVGGFMAAGMLAPMVRFAIDPVLQPPSEGEFVAVVEESKLTSEPQRFDFKVNQVDAWYESEVTMSAWVYKKDDGSIQAMSPVCKHLGCTVTWDDPKAKNQFYCPCHDGLYEKDGTNVPGTPPLAPLDLYDQKVEGGTLYLGKARPRA; via the coding sequence ATGAGTAAGGGAAACGTAACTAGACGCCAATTCCTTAGTTACACACTAACAGGTGTAGGTGGATTTATGGCTGCGGGCATGCTAGCACCAATGGTTCGGTTTGCGATTGATCCAGTGTTACAACCACCATCTGAAGGTGAATTTGTGGCCGTTGTCGAAGAATCCAAACTTACATCTGAACCACAGCGTTTTGACTTTAAAGTAAACCAAGTCGACGCATGGTATGAGTCTGAAGTAACCATGTCAGCATGGGTTTACAAGAAGGATGATGGCAGCATTCAAGCGATGTCACCTGTATGTAAACATTTAGGATGTACTGTAACATGGGATGATCCAAAAGCAAAAAATCAATTCTACTGTCCTTGTCATGACGGTTTATATGAGAAGGATGGAACAAATGTACCAGGTACACCACCGCTAGCACCTTTAGATTTATATGATCAAAAAGTAGAAGGCGGAACTTTATATCTAGGTAAAGCTAGACCACGAGCATAG